The Streptomyces laurentii region TGGCGGAGTGGGAGGCGGTACGGAAGGAACTGGCGGTACGGGGGAGAAGCGAGCCGCCGTCACCCGGAGCCGAGCCGGCGGACGGGGAGGGCGCGGAGGGCCAGGAGGCCCCGGAGGACCGGGACGAGGAGGACCGGGACGAGGAGGACCGGGACGAGGAGGAGCGGTCGCTCGCCTGGCCCGTGCCCGAACCCGCCCCGGACGCGGGCGACACCACCCCCGCCCGGATACCCGCCCCTCCGCGTGCCCGGCTGCGCCGGCTCCTCGTCGGCGTGGTCGCCGTGACCGCGCTCGTGACCGCGACCGTCAGCATCGTCGTCTTCCTGCGCGGCGGCGACCCGGGCGGCCACCAGGGCCCGCCCGTCCTCACCGCCCCCGCCGAGGGCCCGGTCCGGATCCGGGTGATCGGCTCGGACCTCTGCCTCAACGAGCGGCGCGGCGGCCGCACCGGCCAGATCTACCAGCGCTCCTGCGCGGGCGCCGTCGTCCCGTACTACTCGCTCAAGCGGCTCGACGGCGCGGACTGGCGGATCGTCTCGGACCACCCGGACTACGGACCCGGCTGCTCCGGGCTCCCCTCCGGTGGCCGCCCGGCCGAAGCGGCCCTGGAGGACTCCGAGTGCGGCGACACCAGCCGGGTCGAACGTTTCACCCTGGAGCCGTACGGCACTCCGGTCACCGGCTATCGGGTCCGCCCGGCCGGTTCGGCGACCCCGGACACCTGCGTCACCGTCCTGGGCGACCCGAAGGCCGAGTGGTCCCGGCTCGCTCAGTCGCCGTGCCGCGCGGACGCCCGGGGCCAGCTCTTCAGCTTCGACCGCCGGAGCTGAGCCCAGCCGGGAGCCCCGGCCGGCCGCGGCTCCC contains the following coding sequences:
- a CDS encoding hypothetical protein (identified by MetaGeneAnnotator; putative;~sequence version:1), which translates into the protein MTRGKSAPDARGARSPAEFIACLQALKDWSGLTYRQLSARAEARGDVLPRSTVANMLARTTVPRAELLAAFVRACGATPEAVAEWEAVRKELAVRGRSEPPSPGAEPADGEGAEGQEAPEDRDEEDRDEEDRDEEERSLAWPVPEPAPDAGDTTPARIPAPPRARLRRLLVGVVAVTALVTATVSIVVFLRGGDPGGHQGPPVLTAPAEGPVRIRVIGSDLCLNERRGGRTGQIYQRSCAGAVVPYYSLKRLDGADWRIVSDHPDYGPGCSGLPSGGRPAEAALEDSECGDTSRVERFTLEPYGTPVTGYRVRPAGSATPDTCVTVLGDPKAEWSRLAQSPCRADARGQLFSFDRRS